The stretch of DNA TTGATTGTTCATtttcgataaaataaatttcattttttaaatgaaaattgtTGTTCAATAACTACTGAACGCACATTGTGCCCATCATTTACAGTGTTCATGTTTCTTATCTGTGTTCACCTCCCAGGCATCTAATTACCTTACCTATTGTCGACGTAACAATGAGTTGTCATCACCAATAATAAGAATTGGACTAAATACTGCTGCATTAAATAAAAATGAGATGGTTGGAGATCACAACTATAAGTTTTAGTTTTGAGAAATATCAAATGACTAGAGGATGACATGCCTTGTACTTTTTAATGTAATGATAGTTGCTCATAGACAACTCATAGAATGGCTGTCGCCGAAGAATGCATAGAAGAATTTTGAatgttttgatattttttccCACTTTACTGAGCTGGAAGAATGGCTATCTTGTTTATGAGAAAATTAACTTCTGAAATCAGGCGCCATGCCTTgttattttgatttgatatgtgAGTAATCAATATTATATGAATTTTGCTTGCTTTAGTTCATGGGTATTCCTGTTAACCAAGGGATACTATTACTAGTTCTGAATTGAAATATTTAAGTGAGAGCCTGTttcagccaaaaaaaaaaaacttcagtTTTTTTCAAACTTACGGTGATTTATTGTCATTTGGTTTCGTTTATACAGACGATACGTACGCATGCCAGCAAATGGCTTTGCTAGCTAGCAGATAGCAATTCCTTCTGGTGATGTACTTTAATAGGAGAGATTCAGTGTGTTATGTGGATGCTATGGATGTAGTGGCCCGAAAAGTTCGTCGCGTCTACACGGGTGTTGAAACATTCCCATCTTTAGTTAAGTTCCGCTCTCCTCTCCAACACCTTGAGAACATATCACAGGGAGCAAATGTGCCATCTGAAACTACCCCTGTGGCCCGAGAGTTACCTCAGAAAAGAAAGCATCATTGTCATGAATCTGTTATCAACTTGATAAAGCATGAAAAAGATCCACAACTAGCTCTACAATTTTTTAACGAAGTTACAAATCAGAAGGGCTTTAATCATAACCACAACACCTATGCTATCATTCTCCACAAGCTTGCTAGATGCAAGAAATATGAGCTCCTCGATGCCGTTCTTCATCAGATGACCTATGACACCTGCAAATTTCATGAAGGCATATTCCTCAATCTCATGATGCATTTCTCCAAATCATCTATGCATGAAAGAGTTCTTGAAATGTTTCACAGGATTCTGCCGATTGTACGTGCAAAGCCGTCTCTCAAAGCCATTAGCACGTGTCTTAATCTTCTGGTCGATGCAGATCAAATTGAAATGGCACGGGCTTTCCTTTTGACTACTCGAAAAGACTTTGACTTGGAGCCCAATACGTGTATTTTCAACATTTTGGTCAAACATCATTGCAAGAAAGGAGATTTAGGACATGCTTTTGAGGTAGCAAAAGAGATGGAGAAGTCTAAATTGTCTTGTCCGAACTTGATCACCTATTCAACTATGATAAACGGTCTTTGTGCAAGTGGCAGGCTAGAAGAAGCGATTGGTCTGTTTGAGGAAATGGTCTCCAAACATCAGATACTACCCGATGCCTTGACATACAATCTCTTAATTAATGGGTTTTGTCGTAGTGGGAAAACTGATGGAGCCTCGAAAATAATGAAATTCATGAAGAAAAATGGATGCAGCCCCAACTTGTTCAATTATTCAAGTTTGATGAATGGGTTTTGTCAGGAGGGAAGACTTGAGGAGGCCAAAGAAACTCTAGTTGAGATGAAAGGTGCTGGTCTGAAACCTGATATTGTTGTTTATACTACCTTAATTAACTACTTTTGCAGGGCCAGGAGAACTGATGAAGCTATTGAGCTGCTTGAAGAGATGAAAAGAAACGAATGCCGGCCAGATGTGGTTACAATGAATGTAATTCTCCGGGGACTATGTGAAGAAAGCAGATCGAATGAGGCTATCACCATGCTTATGAGATTACCTGTTGTCGGTATTTATCTAAATAAGGCTAGCTATCGAATTGTTCTAAATTGCTTGTGCAAGGAAGGTGAATCGGAGAAGGCGGTGAGGTTGTTGGATCTGATGTTGCGCAGAGGATTTCTGCCACACTTTTGTACGTCGAATGAGTTAATAGTTCATCTTTGTAAGGCTGGAAAAGTAAACGATGCTGCGATACAATTGTCTGGATTGGTGGAAATGGGGTTTGAGCCAGATCCTGATACATGGAGTGTGCTAATTGATTTGATTTTCCGCGAGAGAAAGCTATTACCTGCATTTAGGCTCCTTGATGAGCTGCTGATCAACCATGATTGATCTCAGATTAATACATATATACCATTTTGAAGTGTGAATTCTCATGTATATCTTTATCTAAATCACAAAGTTGTTTTCTTTCATGGCTTTTCTAGAAATTTTACATGCTCTATTTAATATATGACAATTAACATACATTGACTTTTATATGTTTACCATTGTATcttcaaatcatattattatattaattttaaaaaaaaactcaagttaatatttgacataaaataaattgaaattttcttttatcttcgtGTActcaaattatattattatattaataaaaaaaaagctccaactaatatttgaataaaataaattgaatttttcttatttatctTGTATTCTCAAAACGGATTGTGTAATTTGTGTATTAGTATTTGAATGAGAAATTTTATGACAGTAATTTGTATAAAAGAATAAAGTGCTTAcaaatgaaaatatgagataattTTGGGTAAATTTCTAAATGGTTCGATTGGTCAACTCTTTAGAGTCTAGGATAAAGTAGaagaataaatttttaatcTTAAGAATAAATTGGGTGGGGTGGGGTGGGGTGGGGTGAAAACTGATCCATGTGAAGGGTAATAATGTCTATTCACAATGAAAAAACTTTTCTactatccacacttttataggtatatataGATTTGTGAATAagctcaaatttttattttttttttcaaattaagtgtttgttgattttttttatttaatgtgtGCTTACCTTTTTGTCAATATAATTGTCATTATATACTTGTATGTAAATAACActacaaatacaaataaaatgtcatgacattattgttatgattgagtactatttgataatatataaatatgaggagacttaaataaaatagaatttatgagagtaattaaaacaattaatcattcaatttattttatttattattaaaattagtgGGAAAAAACTtatgaaaaaattgattgattttctacatatttctttctcatTTTAGCAATTGTACAACAATATTTTTCTAGCATCACATCATCCGATGTATGTGGATGAACGATTCATTtgtccacacttttataggttctttttttttaattatcgttttcattatatatttctattttaaggttattttttttcttattatcgtttgaaaaataaaatcgtGTACTCTACTGatgaattctatatatattggacattaaaaagttactaaatttgaattagaataaaatataattacttaagtataataatattttccaattcaattgattattattaaaaggctATCAATACATTAGATTTATATTGTGCTtaactttttcaaatttttcctctttttttgttaattaaaaacaataaaaaaactaatgaaaaaattgattgattttctacatatttttttcttattttatcaaCTGTACAACAATATTTTTCTAGTATCATATCATCCAATGTATGTGGATGAACGATTCTTCGTCCTCACTTTTATATGTACTTCTGATTCAAATTTATTaactttttttattaatattatttatattcacAATTTaggtttataaaatattatatttgttcatgcatttaaaaattaatagtttgacaaaataaatttaaaattttgattaaatataattttattttcaattcaattcattttatttagtttaaaaataatactgattattttaatttttttgtttcttcatttatcaatattaaatttagaacgaaaattattaaaatttgaaaaaaataattgatattagtattaagtaaatttaatagtatgtttatttaaaattagctCAAACATTTAAGAACACGGATAATAAagtcaaaaacacaaaataataatcataaaatatggttaattagtattaattattaattaatggaataaatgtgaaattaccacatatgttatctaataatgaaaataagtaaACATGTGAAGGGTAATAATGTCCGTTCACAATGAGAAAATTTTTCTattatccacacttttataggtatatataGATTTGTGAATAagctcaaatttttattttttttttcaaattaagtgtttgttgattttttttatttaatgtgtGCTTACCTTTTTGTCAATATAATTGTCATTATATACTTGTATGTAAATAACActacaaatacaaataaaatgtcatgaaattattgttatgattgagtactatttgataatatataaatatgaggagacttaaataaaatagaatctatgagagtaattaaaacaattaatcattcaatttattttatttattatcaaaattagtgggaaaaaacttataaaaaaattgattgattttctacatatttctttctcatTTTAGCAATTGTACAACAATATTTTTCTAGCATCATATCATCCGATGTATGTGGATGAACGATTCATTtgtccacacttttataggttcttttttttcttattatcgttttcattatatatttctattttaaggttattttttttcttattatcgtttgaaaaataaaatcgtGTACTCTACTGatgaattctatatatattggacattaaaaagttactaaatttgaattataataaaatataattacttaagtataataatattttccaattcaattgattattattaaaaggc from Primulina tabacum isolate GXHZ01 chromosome 3, ASM2559414v2, whole genome shotgun sequence encodes:
- the LOC142539701 gene encoding uncharacterized protein LOC142539701, coding for MYFNRRDSVCYVDAMDVVARKVRRVYTGVETFPSLVKFRSPLQHLENISQGANVPSETTPVARELPQKRKHHCHESVINLIKHEKDPQLALQFFNEVTNQKGFNHNHNTYAIILHKLARCKKYELLDAVLHQMTYDTCKFHEGIFLNLMMHFSKSSMHERVLEMFHRILPIVRAKPSLKAISTCLNLLVDADQIEMARAFLLTTRKDFDLEPNTCIFNILVKHHCKKGDLGHAFEVAKEMEKSKLSCPNLITYSTMINGLCASGRLEEAIGLFEEMVSKHQILPDALTYNLLINGFCRSGKTDGASKIMKFMKKNGCSPNLFNYSSLMNGFCQEGRLEEAKETLVEMKGAGLKPDIVVYTTLINYFCRARRTDEAIELLEEMKRNECRPDVVTMNVILRGLCEESRSNEAITMLMRLPVVGIYLNKASYRIVLNCLCKEGESEKAVRLLDLMLRRGFLPHFCTSNELIVHLCKAGKVNDAAIQLSGLVEMGFEPDPDTWSVLIDLIFRERKLLPAFRLLDELLINHD